A single genomic interval of Schistocerca americana isolate TAMUIC-IGC-003095 chromosome 2, iqSchAmer2.1, whole genome shotgun sequence harbors:
- the LOC124595498 gene encoding DNA replication complex GINS protein SLD5 codes for MEIDSDISSGEEETLTAGEVLQILEESWLNEKFSPEILPHRNEMVECMLEQINQMEENLNKLKKGDFRVIVHQMELDRIRFIITSYLRIRLSKIEEFTVHILSEETRRDHASKYLSPGEYKFATEYVRHMENHFHLLAFRHMPGNFQEFNKSKMVVVPNVSSHVFIRAKENIATVVIDDEEIDLEENSQHILPYSSVMEFVRSGSVQLI; via the coding sequence ATGGAAATTGACAGTGATATATCCTCTGGCGAGGAGGAAACTTTGACAGCTGGGGAAGTGCTCCAAATCTTAGAAGAATCTTGGCTGAACGAAAAGTTTAGTCCAGAAATTTTACCACACCGAAACGAAATGGTTGAGTGTATGCTGGAACAAATTAATCAGATGGAAGAAAATTTGAATAAACTTAAAAAAGGTGATTTTCGTGTTATAGTTCATCAAATGGAGCTAGATAGGATACGCTTCATCATCACTAGCTATCTAAGGATACGTTTATCAAAAATTGAGGAATTTACCGTCCACATTTTGAGTGAGGAAACTAGGCGGGATCATGCATCTAAATATTTGTCACCAGGTGAATACAAGTTCGCTACCGAATATGTTCGCCACATGGAAAACCATTTTCATCTGCTAGCCTTTCGTCACATGCCCGGAAATTTTCAAGAATTCAATAAATCTAAGATGGTTGTTGTCCCCAATGTGTCAAGTCATGTATTCATTCGTGCTAAAGAGAACATTGCAACAGTAGTaatagatgacgaagaaatagatcTGGAAGAAAACAGTCAGCATATCCTGCCGTATTCATCAGTGATGGAATTTGTTCGGAGTGGGTCAGTCCAGCTCATTTGA